The Halomonas sp. 7T genome contains a region encoding:
- a CDS encoding efflux RND transporter permease subunit: MVDYFLRHRAASYLMTVVLLVGGSLAFTGMGQLEFPEFTIRNALVTTQYPGATPEEVEQEVTSTLEEAIQEMPAIKRISSVSSDGFSQITVELQSTVQNEELQQLWDSLRRKVGDAQAALPPGASQSRVNDDFGDVFGLMINLTGDGYAMPDLKGHAEFLKRELALVDGVEKVSLAGVREERIFIEVDRERLRALNIPLSSLQQLLDTQNAVVDSGHLKQGGQRFRITPSGSSANIDDLRALIVSEGNGELVRLSDIAEVSRGLTEQPQQLYRDMGRPAISLGISFESGVNVVEVGARLDQRLEELDARTPLGMELNVVYDQPSVVDEAVSGFLVSLIQAVAIVIVVLMLFMGWRSGLLMGFILLITIIGTFMLMRIHGLQLEKISLGALIIALGMLVDNAIVVTEGMLVGLKRGQSIRESAHQVVRQNAWPLLAATLIAVAAFAPIGLSPDTTGEFIGSLFYVLLYSLLLSWLTALTLTPFYFKLLFRNVAPSSKDEDPYKGAVYRVFSRVIVAGIRLRWLTLGLVMVILAGAVFGFGSVKNAFFPASNTPIFFVDYRTPEGTDILETQRRVAELEGVVMDMEGVRHLTTVIGGGAQRFTLTYAPEDRYASYSQLIVETDNKATQQARMADVEAVLERDHSDIDYKIAPLEVGPAPKAKIEARLYGSDPAVLRQLGEQVEALFNDTSNMVSVRTNWRNRVQAVVPIFAEDTARRLGVTRENLAATLALSTSGSQVGIYRDGSDLIPIVARAIPEQRNDIDNLGSLNVWSAEQGRYITADQVMRDVTTLVADPLIMRRDRERMLAVYGEPDPLSGVTAASVLAQVRPQVEGLELPAGYRLEWGGEFETAGEAQSGLFSSLPLGLVMMFIITVVLFNNFRQPLAIWFLVPLTIVGVVAALLITGMPFSFMALLGTLSLIGMVIKNAIVLVEEINVQLPQHKDRYHAVVRAAISRVRPVSMAALTTMLGLIPLISDAFFASMAVALIGGLGVATLLTLIVLPVIYCVLYQIKIHED, encoded by the coding sequence ATGGTTGATTACTTCCTACGCCATCGGGCTGCTAGTTACTTAATGACCGTGGTGCTGCTAGTGGGTGGGTCGCTCGCTTTCACCGGCATGGGGCAGCTTGAGTTCCCTGAATTTACCATCCGCAATGCGCTGGTCACCACCCAGTACCCCGGTGCTACGCCAGAAGAGGTGGAGCAGGAAGTCACCTCGACACTGGAAGAAGCTATTCAAGAAATGCCCGCGATTAAGCGCATCAGCTCGGTAAGTTCTGATGGTTTTTCGCAGATCACCGTCGAGCTGCAAAGCACGGTGCAAAACGAAGAGCTACAACAGCTGTGGGATTCATTACGCCGCAAAGTAGGCGATGCTCAGGCGGCCCTGCCGCCAGGGGCCAGCCAGTCACGGGTTAACGATGATTTCGGCGATGTCTTCGGTCTGATGATTAACCTGACCGGTGACGGCTACGCCATGCCGGACTTAAAAGGCCATGCCGAGTTTCTTAAGCGTGAGCTTGCGCTGGTAGATGGCGTTGAAAAGGTATCGCTGGCGGGCGTAAGGGAAGAGCGCATTTTTATAGAGGTTGACCGAGAGCGACTGCGTGCGCTGAACATTCCGTTAAGCTCACTTCAGCAGCTGCTTGATACGCAGAATGCCGTCGTGGACTCGGGGCACCTGAAGCAGGGTGGCCAGCGCTTCCGGATAACGCCTTCAGGTAGTTCCGCCAACATCGACGACTTGCGCGCATTAATTGTTAGTGAGGGTAACGGCGAGCTGGTGAGGCTGAGCGATATCGCAGAGGTATCCCGTGGCTTGACCGAGCAACCCCAGCAGCTCTATCGCGATATGGGGCGCCCGGCTATTTCCCTGGGCATCTCGTTTGAAAGCGGCGTTAACGTGGTCGAAGTAGGCGCCCGCCTTGATCAGCGGCTTGAGGAGTTAGACGCGCGCACCCCGTTAGGCATGGAGCTTAACGTGGTCTATGACCAGCCGAGCGTGGTGGATGAGGCGGTCTCCGGTTTCCTCGTCAGCCTGATTCAGGCGGTTGCTATCGTGATTGTGGTGCTCATGCTGTTTATGGGCTGGCGCAGCGGCCTGCTGATGGGCTTTATTCTGCTGATCACTATCATCGGCACTTTTATGCTGATGCGCATTCACGGCTTGCAGTTGGAAAAAATCTCGCTGGGCGCGCTGATTATTGCGCTGGGTATGCTGGTCGATAATGCCATTGTGGTGACGGAAGGTATGCTGGTGGGCCTAAAACGTGGCCAAAGCATACGAGAATCGGCACATCAGGTGGTGCGGCAAAACGCATGGCCGCTACTGGCCGCGACGCTGATTGCGGTGGCCGCCTTTGCACCGATTGGATTGTCGCCGGATACCACGGGTGAGTTTATTGGCTCGCTGTTCTATGTGTTGTTGTATTCACTGCTGTTGAGCTGGCTGACGGCACTGACGTTAACGCCTTTCTATTTCAAGCTGCTGTTTCGCAATGTGGCCCCCAGCAGCAAAGACGAAGACCCTTATAAAGGCGCTGTGTACCGCGTGTTTAGCCGCGTGATTGTGGCGGGTATCCGGCTGCGTTGGCTAACGCTTGGGCTGGTGATGGTTATCTTGGCAGGCGCGGTTTTCGGTTTTGGGTCCGTCAAGAATGCCTTTTTCCCTGCCTCGAATACGCCCATCTTCTTTGTCGATTACCGCACACCGGAAGGCACCGATATTCTGGAAACCCAGCGGCGGGTGGCTGAGTTGGAGGGGGTAGTCATGGACATGGAGGGTGTTCGCCATCTCACCACCGTTATAGGCGGCGGTGCCCAGCGCTTTACCTTGACCTATGCGCCGGAAGACCGCTATGCCAGCTATTCGCAGCTCATTGTCGAAACCGACAACAAAGCGACGCAGCAAGCGCGCATGGCGGATGTCGAGGCGGTACTTGAGCGCGATCATAGCGATATCGATTATAAAATTGCCCCGTTGGAAGTGGGGCCTGCCCCGAAAGCCAAGATTGAAGCCAGGCTGTACGGCAGCGACCCCGCTGTATTGCGCCAGCTCGGTGAGCAAGTCGAAGCCCTGTTTAACGATACATCCAATATGGTCAGCGTGCGCACTAACTGGCGCAATCGTGTTCAGGCCGTGGTGCCAATTTTTGCCGAAGACACCGCACGTCGCCTGGGCGTTACGCGTGAGAATTTGGCAGCAACACTGGCGCTGAGCACCAGTGGTAGCCAAGTGGGGATCTATCGTGACGGCAGCGACCTGATTCCGATTGTTGCCAGAGCGATACCGGAGCAGCGTAATGATATCGACAACTTGGGGTCGCTAAACGTATGGAGCGCTGAACAGGGGCGTTACATTACGGCGGATCAAGTGATGCGCGATGTAACGACCCTGGTTGCTGACCCGCTGATAATGCGCCGCGACCGTGAACGCATGCTGGCGGTATATGGCGAGCCTGATCCGCTCAGCGGTGTGACAGCGGCGAGCGTATTGGCTCAGGTTCGGCCGCAGGTAGAGGGGCTTGAGCTACCGGCCGGTTACCGGCTTGAGTGGGGCGGTGAATTTGAGACCGCCGGTGAGGCGCAGAGCGGCCTGTTTTCGTCGCTGCCGCTTGGCTTGGTGATGATGTTTATTATCACGGTGGTGCTGTTTAACAACTTCCGTCAGCCGCTGGCGATCTGGTTTTTGGTGCCGCTAACCATTGTCGGTGTTGTGGCTGCGCTCCTGATAACGGGGATGCCTTTCTCGTTTATGGCGCTGCTGGGTACGTTGAGCTTAATCGGGATGGTGATTAAGAATGCCATCGTTTTGGTAGAGGAGATCAATGTGCAGCTGCCGCAGCACAAAGACCGTTATCATGCCGTGGTGCGCGCTGCCATTAGCCGTGTTCGCCCTGTCTCCATGGCTGCGCTAACCACCATGCTGGGGCTGATTCCACTGATTAGTGATGCCTTCTTTGCCAGCATGGCCGTCGCGCTGATTGGTGGGCTCGGGGTGGCCACGCTGCTCACCCTTATCGTGCTGCCGGTGATTTACTGCGTGCTTTATCAGATCAAGATTCATGAGGATTAA
- the preA gene encoding NAD-dependent dihydropyrimidine dehydrogenase subunit PreA, which yields MSTLPFSPPGKKNSGDSVVNGVDLSVNFAGIKAPNPFWLASAPPTDKAYNVVRAYEAGWGGVVWKTLGEEPPAVNVSSRYSAHYGKNREVIGFNNIELITDRSLEINLKEITQVKKDWPDRALIVSIMVPCNEEAWAYILPLVEATGADGIELNLGCPHGMPERGMGAAVGQNPDLIEKVTYWCKKHYSKPVIVKLTPNITDIRVGAQAALRGGADAVSLINTINSITSIDLDNMVAMPTVGHQSTHGGYCGSAVKPIAMNMVAEIARDPATATLPISGIGGISTWRDAAEFISLGSGSVQVCTAAMLNGFRIVEEMKDGLSRWMAEKGYDSIEAFSRKAVPQTTDWKHLDINFKTIAHIDQDLCIECGRCYIACEDTSHQSIAKLTEQDGARRYEVIEDECVGCNLCQITCPVENCITMVPQETGKPFLAWDNDPRNPFRVAS from the coding sequence ATGAGCACCTTACCGTTTTCCCCACCCGGCAAGAAAAACAGCGGCGACAGCGTGGTTAATGGCGTCGATCTTTCGGTAAATTTTGCCGGCATCAAAGCCCCCAACCCGTTCTGGCTGGCCTCGGCCCCGCCAACGGATAAAGCCTATAACGTGGTGCGCGCCTATGAAGCGGGCTGGGGCGGCGTGGTATGGAAAACCCTTGGCGAAGAGCCACCGGCCGTCAATGTGTCATCACGCTACTCCGCCCACTACGGCAAGAACCGTGAAGTCATCGGTTTTAACAATATCGAGCTGATTACCGACCGCTCACTGGAGATCAATCTTAAAGAGATCACCCAGGTGAAGAAGGATTGGCCAGATCGCGCGCTGATCGTCTCCATCATGGTGCCCTGCAACGAGGAAGCCTGGGCGTATATCTTGCCGCTGGTGGAAGCTACCGGTGCGGATGGCATCGAGCTCAACCTAGGCTGCCCCCACGGCATGCCGGAGCGCGGCATGGGCGCGGCGGTGGGCCAAAACCCGGACCTGATCGAAAAAGTCACCTACTGGTGTAAAAAGCACTACTCCAAACCGGTGATTGTGAAACTCACCCCCAATATCACCGATATTCGTGTGGGTGCACAGGCGGCGCTGCGGGGAGGCGCGGATGCAGTCTCGCTGATCAACACCATCAACTCCATCACCAGCATTGACCTGGATAATATGGTCGCTATGCCTACCGTGGGTCACCAGAGCACCCACGGCGGCTACTGCGGCAGCGCCGTTAAGCCCATTGCGATGAATATGGTAGCGGAAATCGCCCGCGACCCAGCCACCGCAACGCTGCCTATTTCCGGCATCGGCGGCATTTCCACCTGGCGCGATGCGGCGGAGTTTATCTCCCTCGGTTCAGGCAGCGTGCAGGTGTGCACGGCGGCCATGCTCAACGGCTTTAGGATTGTAGAGGAGATGAAGGACGGCCTCTCCCGCTGGATGGCGGAGAAAGGCTACGATTCCATCGAAGCGTTCTCCCGCAAGGCGGTACCCCAAACCACCGACTGGAAACACCTGGATATCAACTTCAAGACTATTGCCCACATCGACCAGGATCTGTGCATTGAGTGCGGCCGCTGCTATATCGCCTGCGAGGATACCTCCCACCAGTCGATTGCCAAACTCACCGAGCAGGACGGCGCACGCCGTTACGAGGTAATCGAAGACGAGTGTGTTGGCTGCAACTTATGCCAAATCACCTGCCCAGTGGAAAACTGCATCACCATGGTGCCTCAAGAGACCGGCAAACCGTTCCTAGCCTGGGACAACGACCCACGCAACCCCTTCCGCGTGGCCTCGTAA
- a CDS encoding NAD(P)-dependent oxidoreductase, producing MTHSLDHLPSAKEVGTYDPAALNDNFSDLHPPLTPRQAIIESQRCLYCYDAPCIEACPSEIDIPSFIRQISESNINGAAETILEANILGGSCARVCPTEILCERSCVRNHDAECQPVLIGLLQRHATDNMQFEGHPFKRAATTGRHIAVVGAGPAGLSCAHRLAMLGHQVTIFEAEQKPGGLNEYGIARYKMTDDFARKEVEFLLEIGGIDIQYGQRLGDNLTLDTLHQQYDSVFLGLGLGASRALGLTGEDAPGLMPAVDYIKALRQADDLGTLAVAKRCIVIGAGNTAIDMATQMARLGASEVTLVYRRGVEAMSATDHEQEIAKANGVRMVTWAQPDEILLDAQGRVAGMRFANTSEQAGRLAPTGETFEIAADAIFKAIGQGFDAASLHDATAAELARDGERIHVNEMFQTSMPNVYAGGDCVQPGQDLTVQAVQHGKLAAHAIHQALTAKQEAA from the coding sequence GTGACCCATTCACTTGATCATTTACCCAGCGCAAAAGAGGTCGGCACCTACGACCCAGCGGCGCTGAACGATAACTTTAGCGACCTGCATCCACCGCTGACACCGCGCCAAGCCATCATCGAAAGCCAGCGCTGCCTCTACTGCTATGATGCGCCCTGCATCGAGGCATGCCCGTCGGAAATCGACATTCCCAGTTTTATCCGCCAGATCAGCGAAAGCAACATCAACGGCGCGGCTGAAACCATTCTGGAAGCCAACATTCTGGGCGGCAGCTGTGCCCGCGTGTGCCCCACCGAAATCCTCTGCGAACGCAGCTGTGTGCGTAACCATGATGCCGAGTGTCAGCCGGTGCTCATCGGTTTATTACAGCGCCACGCCACCGACAACATGCAGTTTGAGGGCCACCCGTTCAAGCGCGCCGCCACCACTGGTCGCCATATTGCGGTTGTCGGTGCTGGGCCAGCGGGGCTCTCCTGCGCTCATCGCCTCGCCATGCTGGGCCACCAAGTGACAATATTTGAAGCCGAGCAAAAGCCCGGTGGCCTCAACGAATACGGCATTGCCCGCTACAAAATGACCGACGACTTCGCCCGTAAGGAAGTCGAGTTTTTGCTCGAAATCGGTGGCATCGACATCCAGTACGGCCAGCGTCTGGGCGATAACCTGACCCTCGACACCCTGCACCAGCAGTATGACAGCGTTTTCCTAGGCCTGGGTCTTGGTGCCAGCCGAGCGTTAGGGCTCACCGGGGAAGACGCCCCTGGCCTGATGCCGGCGGTGGACTACATCAAAGCCCTGCGCCAGGCCGATGACTTGGGCACTCTTGCGGTCGCTAAGCGCTGCATCGTGATTGGCGCAGGTAACACCGCGATTGATATGGCCACTCAAATGGCCCGTTTAGGCGCCAGCGAAGTAACGCTGGTTTACCGACGCGGTGTCGAAGCCATGTCCGCCACCGATCACGAACAAGAGATCGCCAAAGCCAACGGCGTGCGCATGGTCACCTGGGCACAGCCCGATGAGATTCTGCTGGACGCCCAAGGCCGCGTCGCCGGCATGCGTTTTGCCAACACCTCTGAGCAAGCCGGGCGCTTAGCACCCACGGGTGAGACGTTTGAGATTGCTGCGGATGCGATCTTCAAGGCCATTGGCCAGGGCTTTGACGCGGCTAGCCTGCATGATGCCACGGCGGCAGAACTCGCCCGCGACGGCGAACGCATTCACGTTAATGAGATGTTCCAAACCTCCATGCCCAACGTTTACGCCGGGGGCGACTGCGTTCAACCCGGCCAAGACCTCACCGTACAGGCCGTGCAGCACGGCAAACTGGCGGCCCACGCCATTCATCAAGCGCTTACCGCCAAGCAGGAGGCCGCATGA
- the hydA gene encoding dihydropyrimidinase — protein MSLLIKGGTVVTHADTYRADVLCVDGKIHAIGTDLDIPEGCEIVDASDQLVMPGGIDPHTHMQMPFMGAVASEDFYTGTAAAMAGGTTTIIDFVIPSPGQSLLEAFETWQGWAEKAATDFAFHVAITWWDESVKEEMGTLVREHGVNSFKHFMAYKGAIMATDDILVESFSRCLELGAVPTVHAENGELVYHMQQKLLAQGITGPEAHPLSRPPQVEGEAASRAIRIASTLGAPVYLVHVSTKDAVDEIAYARQQGHPVFGECLAGHLVIDDSVYQHPDWATAAAHVMSPPFRPKGHQEALWHGLQSGNLQTTATDHCCFCEEQKAAGKDDFTKIPNGTAGVEDRLAVLWDEGVNTGKLSPQEFVAVTSTNTAKIFNLYPRKGAIQVGSDADIVVWDPNGTRTISAKTHHQNVDFNIFEGKTVRGIARHTISQGKWTWRDGELHAERGAGRYLERPAYPGVFELLAKRAELNAPVAVTR, from the coding sequence ATGAGCCTATTGATCAAAGGCGGCACCGTCGTCACCCACGCTGATACCTACCGCGCCGATGTGCTGTGTGTTGACGGCAAAATCCACGCCATTGGCACCGACCTAGACATCCCTGAAGGCTGCGAAATTGTCGATGCCAGCGACCAGCTGGTCATGCCCGGCGGCATTGACCCCCACACCCATATGCAGATGCCGTTTATGGGCGCCGTCGCCAGCGAGGATTTCTACACCGGCACCGCCGCCGCGATGGCGGGCGGCACCACCACTATTATTGATTTTGTGATTCCAAGCCCCGGCCAGTCGCTGCTGGAAGCGTTTGAAACCTGGCAAGGCTGGGCAGAAAAAGCGGCCACCGATTTCGCTTTCCACGTAGCCATCACCTGGTGGGACGAGAGCGTTAAAGAGGAGATGGGTACGCTAGTGCGCGAACACGGCGTCAACAGCTTTAAGCACTTTATGGCCTACAAAGGCGCGATTATGGCCACCGATGACATTCTGGTGGAGAGCTTTTCGCGCTGCCTGGAACTGGGGGCCGTGCCCACCGTTCACGCGGAAAATGGCGAGCTGGTCTACCACATGCAGCAGAAGTTATTGGCCCAGGGCATTACCGGCCCGGAAGCCCACCCGCTTTCTCGCCCGCCCCAAGTGGAAGGCGAAGCCGCCAGCCGGGCCATTCGCATTGCCAGCACCTTAGGCGCGCCGGTCTACTTGGTGCACGTTTCTACTAAAGACGCCGTAGATGAAATCGCCTACGCCCGCCAACAGGGCCACCCGGTGTTTGGCGAATGCTTAGCGGGCCACTTGGTGATCGACGACAGCGTTTATCAGCACCCCGACTGGGCAACCGCCGCCGCTCACGTGATGAGCCCGCCCTTCCGCCCTAAAGGCCATCAAGAAGCGCTCTGGCACGGCCTGCAATCTGGCAACTTGCAAACCACCGCCACCGACCACTGCTGCTTCTGCGAAGAGCAAAAAGCCGCCGGTAAAGATGATTTCACCAAGATTCCTAACGGAACCGCAGGTGTTGAAGACCGTCTCGCCGTGCTCTGGGATGAAGGCGTGAACACCGGCAAGCTCTCGCCCCAGGAGTTTGTCGCTGTGACCTCCACCAATACCGCCAAAATTTTTAATCTCTACCCGCGCAAAGGCGCGATTCAAGTCGGCTCCGATGCGGATATTGTGGTCTGGGACCCGAACGGTACGCGGACGATTTCTGCCAAAACCCACCACCAGAACGTCGACTTCAATATCTTTGAGGGCAAAACGGTGCGCGGCATCGCCCGCCACACCATCAGCCAAGGCAAGTGGACATGGCGCGACGGCGAGCTACATGCCGAGCGCGGTGCAGGCCGCTATTTAGAGCGCCCCGCCTACCCCGGCGTATTTGAACTGCTCGCCAAACGCGCTGAGCTAAACGCGCCCGTCGCGGTAACACGCTAA
- a CDS encoding nitrilase-related carbon-nitrogen hydrolase encodes MQKMKIGLIQMGLKTTTDLEPAAIRDAMNEAHLPLVEQAAEQGVQVLCFQEVFNQPYFCPSQDAKWYAAAERVPEGPTCQMMQKMAAKHRMVIIVPIYEETETGVYYNTAAVFDADGSYLGKYHKTHIPQVAGFWEKFFFKPGKSNWPVFDTAYGKIGVYICYDRHFPEGWRALALNGAEVIFNPSATVAGLSQYLWELEQPASAAANGCFIAAINRVGTEAPWNIGDFYGSSYIVNPRGKIEAQASETEDELLVHEIDLDMVREVRNNWQFFRDRRPETYTRLTDGE; translated from the coding sequence ATGCAAAAAATGAAGATTGGCTTAATTCAGATGGGCCTTAAAACCACCACTGATTTAGAACCTGCCGCCATTCGCGACGCCATGAACGAAGCGCATTTGCCATTGGTTGAGCAGGCCGCCGAGCAAGGCGTGCAGGTGCTCTGTTTTCAAGAAGTGTTTAACCAACCCTATTTCTGCCCTAGCCAAGATGCAAAGTGGTACGCCGCCGCCGAGCGGGTGCCGGAAGGCCCCACCTGCCAAATGATGCAGAAGATGGCGGCCAAGCACCGCATGGTCATCATCGTGCCCATCTATGAAGAGACCGAGACCGGCGTTTACTACAACACCGCTGCGGTGTTTGATGCCGATGGCAGCTACCTCGGTAAATACCATAAAACCCACATTCCTCAAGTGGCGGGCTTTTGGGAAAAATTCTTCTTTAAGCCGGGCAAATCCAACTGGCCTGTGTTTGATACTGCCTACGGCAAAATCGGCGTCTACATCTGCTACGACCGTCACTTCCCCGAGGGCTGGCGAGCGCTGGCACTCAACGGTGCTGAAGTGATTTTCAACCCTTCCGCCACCGTGGCCGGTCTTTCCCAATACCTATGGGAGCTTGAACAGCCCGCCTCCGCCGCCGCCAACGGCTGCTTTATCGCCGCGATCAACCGCGTGGGTACTGAAGCGCCTTGGAACATCGGCGACTTCTACGGCTCCAGCTACATCGTTAACCCCCGCGGCAAAATCGAGGCCCAGGCCAGCGAAACCGAAGACGAGCTGCTGGTGCACGAGATCGACTTAGACATGGTGCGGGAAGTACGCAACAACTGGCAGTTCTTCCGCGACCGTCGCCCCGAGACCTACACCCGTCTCACCGACGGCGAATAA
- a CDS encoding NCS1 family nucleobase:cation symporter-1, with amino-acid sequence MTERTSQMVDREGLIELDVANDVRDSPRFNEDIAPTKASERTWSKWNIGALWVGMSICVPTYTLGGVLTAYFGLSVGEALFAILLANIIVLIPLTLNAFPGTKFGIPFPVVLRSSFGILGSNVPCLVRALVGCGWFGIQTMFGGLAIHLLLSALIPAWAALGGVGEVIGFFVFGAMNLYVVIRGAESIKWLETLAAPLLLAVGIGLMVWAWPHMSMTELLAQPPSRPEGASVYGYFFAGLTAMVGFWATLSLNIPDFSRFAKSQKDQIVGQVMGLPLTMFFFASLGVVLTAASETLVGQTVADPVRLIGYIDSPFWVVLAMLFIIIATISTNTASNIVSPTNDFQNIAPKFINQTRGVLMTGAVGVVLMGYDLLQKAGIIAQGVSLEQMYSNWLLGYSSLLGPIAGIMAVDYFLIKKQRLDVPSLYMDNHAYPAVNMAGFIAFGVPVALTLLSLLTGTMNWFYDYGWFTGSALGAIVYYVASQALASSPQVGPEPLGSEAVK; translated from the coding sequence ATGACTGAGCGAACCTCCCAAATGGTGGATAGAGAGGGGCTAATTGAACTTGATGTCGCAAACGATGTTCGTGATAGCCCGCGCTTTAATGAGGATATTGCCCCCACAAAAGCGAGTGAGCGTACCTGGAGTAAATGGAACATTGGCGCGCTATGGGTAGGGATGTCGATCTGTGTACCGACCTATACGCTGGGGGGTGTACTCACCGCCTATTTTGGCTTAAGCGTAGGGGAGGCGCTATTTGCCATTCTCTTGGCCAATATCATCGTGCTGATTCCGCTCACCTTAAACGCCTTTCCTGGCACCAAATTTGGTATTCCCTTTCCCGTCGTCCTCCGCTCATCGTTTGGTATTTTAGGCTCTAACGTGCCGTGTCTCGTACGGGCATTGGTAGGCTGCGGCTGGTTTGGTATCCAAACCATGTTTGGTGGCTTAGCGATCCACCTGCTGCTCTCCGCATTGATTCCTGCCTGGGCGGCCTTGGGTGGCGTTGGTGAAGTCATCGGCTTTTTTGTCTTTGGGGCGATGAATCTGTATGTGGTAATTCGTGGCGCTGAGTCGATCAAATGGCTGGAAACGCTTGCCGCGCCGTTGCTGTTGGCCGTTGGTATTGGGCTTATGGTGTGGGCATGGCCGCATATGTCGATGACAGAGCTGCTGGCTCAGCCGCCATCGCGCCCTGAAGGCGCGTCGGTTTATGGTTACTTCTTTGCGGGCTTAACCGCCATGGTGGGCTTCTGGGCTACGTTGTCGCTGAATATTCCCGACTTCAGCCGGTTTGCGAAAAGCCAGAAAGATCAAATTGTTGGCCAGGTGATGGGCTTGCCGCTGACAATGTTCTTTTTTGCCTCTTTGGGTGTTGTGCTCACCGCAGCTTCCGAGACGCTAGTGGGTCAAACCGTTGCTGACCCCGTGCGCCTGATCGGCTATATCGACAGTCCCTTCTGGGTGGTGTTAGCCATGCTATTTATCATCATCGCCACCATTTCCACGAATACGGCCTCGAATATTGTGTCACCGACGAATGACTTTCAGAACATAGCGCCTAAATTTATTAATCAGACGCGCGGTGTGCTGATGACCGGGGCGGTTGGTGTGGTGCTTATGGGATATGACTTACTGCAAAAAGCGGGAATCATTGCGCAAGGCGTATCCTTAGAGCAGATGTACTCCAACTGGTTGCTGGGCTACTCCAGTCTGCTTGGGCCGATTGCGGGCATTATGGCGGTGGACTACTTTTTGATTAAAAAGCAGCGCTTGGATGTACCTAGTCTTTATATGGATAACCATGCGTACCCAGCGGTGAATATGGCAGGGTTTATCGCGTTTGGTGTGCCCGTCGCGCTAACGCTGCTGTCGCTGCTAACCGGCACCATGAATTGGTTTTATGACTACGGTTGGTTCACAGGTTCGGCATTAGGGGCCATTGTGTACTATGTAGCGAGCCAGGCATTGGCTAGCTCACCTCAGGTGGGGCCAGAGCCGCTCGGGAGTGAAGCAGTTAAGTAG
- a CDS encoding LysR family transcriptional regulator, giving the protein MPTLGQMSDYEIRLVRIFKTVVECGGFTAAETALGISRSAISQHMNDLEGRLGFSLCQRGRGGFSLTEEGKEIYQAGLTLLTALETFKSDVNALHHSIKGELNIGITDNLVTLPDMHVTHALAELTAPHHSVSVNIHMEPSDAVIRGVMDGHLQVGVVPAVNLPTSLETRLLYDEPSYLYCAVGHPLFDQADTSISDAQLATLPAITPRYPLPSAARKAHEMLTPQASASDREGAAFLILTGRFIGFLPEHVAAQWVAAGKMRALRAATQYYRTPFVLITRCDRRPNRVVDAFLSFLKHPGEHSL; this is encoded by the coding sequence ATGCCCACCCTAGGTCAAATGAGCGACTACGAAATACGTTTGGTACGCATCTTTAAAACGGTCGTCGAGTGCGGGGGCTTCACCGCCGCAGAAACCGCGTTAGGCATTAGCCGTTCAGCAATTAGCCAGCACATGAACGACTTGGAAGGGCGCTTAGGATTTTCACTCTGCCAACGCGGGCGCGGTGGCTTTAGCTTAACCGAAGAGGGCAAAGAAATTTATCAAGCAGGCCTGACGCTGCTCACGGCGCTGGAGACCTTTAAAAGCGACGTCAATGCGCTGCATCATAGCATCAAAGGCGAGCTAAATATCGGCATTACCGATAACTTGGTGACGCTGCCCGACATGCACGTTACCCATGCACTGGCTGAGCTGACGGCCCCCCATCACAGCGTCTCGGTCAATATTCACATGGAGCCTTCCGATGCGGTCATCCGGGGGGTAATGGATGGCCACTTACAGGTGGGCGTCGTCCCTGCGGTCAACCTACCGACCAGTTTGGAAACGCGCCTACTTTACGATGAGCCCTCCTATCTTTACTGCGCGGTTGGCCATCCCCTTTTTGACCAGGCCGACACGTCAATCAGCGATGCACAGCTTGCAACACTCCCCGCGATTACCCCGCGCTACCCACTCCCAAGCGCAGCGCGAAAAGCGCATGAGATGCTCACTCCTCAGGCATCAGCCTCTGACCGTGAAGGGGCTGCTTTTTTGATTCTTACCGGGCGTTTTATTGGCTTTCTGCCAGAGCACGTTGCTGCCCAGTGGGTGGCCGCTGGGAAGATGCGCGCGCTCCGCGCAGCCACTCAGTATTACCGTACCCCCTTTGTGTTAATCACCCGTTGTGATCGCCGCCCCAACCGGGTGGTCGATGCCTTTTTAAGCTTTCTCAAACATCCTGGCGAACACTCTTTATGA